One window of Xanthomonas sp. 10-10 genomic DNA carries:
- a CDS encoding FAD-dependent oxidoreductase codes for MREGRIAVVGSGVAGLGAAWLLSRRYEVTLFEAADYLGGHTHTHDIQLHGQRYAVDSGFIVFNPQHYPLLTRMFAELDVASQPTTMSFSVHDAGSGLEYNAGSLDGLFCQRRNLLSPRFWGMLADLRRFYRQAPQVLHSDERFSTLGAYLQRHGYSAAFRDQHLVPMASALWSSPSQTILEFPMGQLIGFMANHHMLQISGRPQWQVVRGGSNSYVRALRRRWQVLERLSTPVHAIRRTPDGIMLNSLRGEEYFDEVVLACHADDALALLSDATESERQILGGITYQDNDTVLHTDARVLPRDKRAWAAWNAHVPADPQAPCTVSYWMNALQSIDAPQPFIVSLNRDHDIDPAKVLRRMRYRHPVQNAAALAAQDRKAEIQGRHHTWFAGAAWGFGFHEDGLRSGVDVAHGLGVTW; via the coding sequence ATGAGGGAGGGCAGAATCGCCGTGGTCGGCAGCGGAGTCGCCGGCCTGGGCGCGGCGTGGCTGCTGTCGCGTCGCTACGAAGTCACCTTGTTCGAGGCGGCCGATTATCTCGGCGGCCACACCCACACCCACGACATCCAACTGCACGGCCAGCGCTACGCGGTGGACAGCGGCTTCATCGTGTTCAACCCGCAGCACTATCCGCTGCTCACCCGCATGTTCGCCGAGCTGGACGTGGCCTCGCAGCCGACCACGATGAGTTTTTCGGTGCACGATGCCGGCAGCGGGCTGGAGTACAACGCCGGCAGCCTGGATGGATTGTTTTGCCAGCGGCGCAATCTGCTCAGCCCGCGCTTCTGGGGCATGCTGGCGGACCTGCGGCGCTTCTATCGGCAGGCGCCGCAGGTACTGCACAGCGACGAGCGCTTCAGCACGCTGGGCGCGTATCTGCAGCGGCATGGCTATTCGGCCGCGTTTCGCGACCAGCATCTGGTACCGATGGCATCGGCGCTGTGGTCATCGCCGTCGCAGACCATCCTTGAATTCCCGATGGGCCAGCTGATCGGCTTCATGGCCAACCACCACATGCTGCAGATCAGCGGCCGGCCGCAGTGGCAGGTGGTGCGTGGCGGGTCCAACAGCTATGTGCGTGCGCTGCGGCGGCGTTGGCAGGTGCTGGAACGCTTGTCCACGCCGGTGCACGCGATCCGGCGCACCCCCGATGGCATCATGCTCAACTCGTTGCGCGGCGAAGAATACTTCGACGAGGTGGTGCTGGCCTGCCATGCCGACGATGCACTGGCCTTGCTCAGCGATGCCACCGAGTCCGAGCGGCAGATCCTGGGCGGCATCACCTACCAGGACAACGACACCGTGCTGCATACCGATGCCCGCGTGCTGCCGCGCGACAAACGCGCGTGGGCGGCGTGGAACGCGCATGTGCCGGCCGACCCGCAGGCGCCATGCACGGTGAGTTACTGGATGAATGCGCTGCAGTCGATCGACGCGCCGCAGCCCTTCATCGTCAGCCTCAACCGCGACCACGACATCGACCCGGCCAAGGTGCTGCGGCGCATGCGCTATCGCCACCCGGTGCAGAACGCTGCCGCGCTGGCGGCGCAGGACCGCAAGGCAGAGATCCAGGGCAGGCACCACACCTGGTTTGCCGGTGCGGCATGGGGCTTCGGCTTCCACGAAGACGGCCTGCGCAGCGGCGTGGATGTGGCCCATGGCCTGGGAGTGACCTGGTAA
- a CDS encoding fatty acid desaturase: MPSTGLDPHVASPQPPPKHRGWVASRIGSLRRWVDSQADEPLDEARADRIDWLRALPFIALHVACLAVFWVGASWFAAGIALALYALRMFALTGFYHRYFSHRAFKTSRALQFVFAAIGATCVQRGPLWWAAHHRNHHRHTDTGRDPHSPAQHGFWWSHTGWFLTPRNFRTDWEVIPDLRRFGELRFIDRFDIVMPVLLALGLYLLGDWLADAAPALHTNGPQLLVWGFVLSTVALFHATFTINSLAHRFGSRRFDTRDDSRNNWLLALITFGEGWHNNHHFFPGSARQGMRWWEYDVTWYGLKAMSWVGLVWDLKPMPAMLTRRAQRVAR; encoded by the coding sequence GTGCCGAGCACTGGACTCGACCCCCACGTCGCATCGCCTCAGCCCCCGCCCAAGCATCGCGGCTGGGTGGCATCGCGCATCGGCAGCCTGCGTCGCTGGGTGGATTCGCAAGCCGACGAGCCGCTGGACGAGGCGCGCGCCGATCGCATCGACTGGCTGCGCGCCCTGCCCTTCATCGCGCTGCATGTGGCCTGCCTGGCGGTGTTCTGGGTCGGCGCGTCGTGGTTTGCCGCCGGCATAGCACTGGCGCTGTACGCGCTGCGCATGTTTGCGCTCACCGGCTTCTATCACCGCTATTTTTCCCATCGTGCATTCAAGACCTCGCGCGCATTGCAGTTCGTGTTCGCCGCCATCGGCGCCACCTGCGTGCAGCGCGGGCCGCTGTGGTGGGCGGCGCATCACCGCAACCACCATCGGCACACCGACACCGGCCGCGACCCGCATTCGCCGGCCCAGCACGGGTTCTGGTGGAGCCATACCGGTTGGTTCCTCACTCCGCGCAACTTCCGCACCGACTGGGAGGTGATCCCGGACCTGCGCCGCTTCGGCGAACTGCGTTTCATCGACCGCTTCGACATCGTGATGCCGGTGCTGCTGGCGCTCGGCCTGTATCTGCTTGGCGACTGGCTGGCCGACGCTGCGCCCGCGTTGCACACCAACGGCCCGCAGCTGCTGGTGTGGGGATTTGTGCTGTCCACGGTGGCGCTGTTCCATGCCACCTTCACCATCAATTCGCTGGCCCACCGCTTCGGTAGCCGGCGGTTCGACACGCGCGACGACAGCCGCAACAACTGGCTGCTGGCGTTGATCACCTTCGGCGAAGGCTGGCACAACAACCATCACTTTTTCCCCGGCTCGGCGCGGCAAGGCATGCGCTGGTGGGAGTACGACGTCACGTGGTATGGCCTCAAGGCGATGTCGTGGGTAGGCCTGGTATGGGATCTCAAGCCGATGCCGGCAATGCTCACGCGCCGCGCGCAACGGGTGGCGCGATGA
- a CDS encoding anti-sigma factor has protein sequence MSTPFPIDQEPPREVLAGEYVLGLLSAEERLAAEQRIATDVQFAQAVLQWQDLLAPLLEDIAAVTPPDQVWAQVRQALGFDTPLRAVTSAAPAATTGTPATPLWNNVRVWRWASAGGLATAAVCVLALLNLRTPPAPVPPVGDTPVVQTPVTPPAATTPPETGIAMTSTLATEDGRPGYVALMDADKHTITVTPLDRTATADKVPELWLITPDGKAHSMGTFDDQRARRAQIPDQLMPMLSNEAILAVTLEPPGGAPGGVATGTVVAKGGISTLAMAP, from the coding sequence ATGAGCACGCCCTTTCCCATCGACCAGGAACCGCCGCGCGAAGTGTTGGCCGGCGAGTACGTGCTCGGCCTGCTGAGCGCAGAAGAACGCCTGGCGGCAGAACAACGCATCGCCACCGACGTCCAGTTCGCGCAGGCGGTCCTGCAGTGGCAGGATCTGCTGGCCCCGCTGCTGGAAGACATCGCCGCCGTGACCCCGCCCGATCAGGTCTGGGCGCAGGTGCGGCAGGCGCTGGGCTTCGACACGCCGCTCCGCGCGGTGACATCGGCCGCGCCGGCAGCCACTACCGGCACCCCGGCCACGCCATTGTGGAACAACGTCCGCGTGTGGCGTTGGGCCAGCGCCGGCGGCCTGGCGACCGCTGCAGTGTGCGTGCTCGCCTTGCTGAACCTGCGCACGCCGCCGGCACCGGTACCGCCCGTGGGCGATACGCCGGTGGTACAGACGCCGGTCACCCCGCCTGCGGCCACCACACCGCCGGAGACCGGCATCGCAATGACATCGACGCTGGCGACCGAAGATGGACGTCCGGGCTATGTGGCGCTGATGGATGCCGACAAGCACACCATCACGGTGACGCCGCTGGATCGCACCGCCACCGCCGACAAGGTGCCCGAGCTGTGGCTGATCACCCCGGACGGCAAGGCGCATTCGATGGGCACCTTCGACGATCAGCGCGCGCGTCGCGCGCAGATTCCCGACCAGCTGATGCCCATGCTCAGCAACGAGGCGATTCTGGCGGTGACGCTGGAGCCGCCGGGCGGCGCGCCGGGTGGCGTGGCCACCGGCACGGTGGTCGCCAAGGGCGGCATCAGCACGCTGGCAATGGCGCCCTGA
- a CDS encoding sigma-70 family RNA polymerase sigma factor: MSAIPGHDDDETGRLLTATAGGDRHAFEALYRQTSPKLFGVCLRMIPQRAEAEEVLQDVFTLIWHKAGQFDPARARGLTWLAMIARNKAIDHLRANAPQRRNVALDDAGELRDGDASPLERTERASTRRRIDHCLAELEPPRSELIRTAFFEGITYEELAARTDTPIGTVKSWIRRSLAKLKACLER, translated from the coding sequence ATGAGTGCCATTCCTGGCCACGACGACGATGAAACCGGACGCCTGCTGACCGCAACCGCGGGCGGCGACCGGCATGCCTTCGAAGCGCTGTACCGGCAGACCTCGCCCAAGCTGTTCGGGGTCTGCCTGCGCATGATCCCGCAACGTGCCGAGGCCGAAGAGGTGCTGCAGGACGTGTTCACGCTGATCTGGCACAAGGCCGGGCAGTTCGACCCCGCGCGCGCGCGCGGGCTGACCTGGCTGGCGATGATCGCGCGCAACAAGGCGATCGATCATCTGCGTGCCAATGCGCCGCAGCGCCGCAACGTCGCGCTGGACGATGCCGGCGAACTGCGCGATGGCGATGCGTCGCCGCTGGAGCGCACCGAGCGCGCCAGTACGCGTCGCCGCATCGACCATTGCCTGGCCGAACTCGAACCGCCGCGCAGCGAACTGATTCGCACCGCATTCTTCGAAGGCATCACCTACGAGGAACTCGCCGCGCGCACCGACACACCGATCGGCACGGTCAAAAGCTGGATCCGCCGCAGCCTGGCCAAACTCAAGGCATGTCTGGAACGATGA
- a CDS encoding DUF4345 domain-containing protein has product MAKAYLWLNAVLYVVLAIWCTLSPTKTANAVGYTQLSPAGQSEYLVIYGGLQLGMAFLFGYFAWINQPRTGLLVALAFYVPIVLFRSVSLSRLWPVSAPTVALAGVEILLLLAAVLLWLRK; this is encoded by the coding sequence ATGGCAAAGGCTTATCTCTGGCTCAACGCAGTGCTCTACGTCGTCCTGGCGATCTGGTGCACGCTGTCGCCGACCAAGACCGCAAACGCGGTTGGCTATACCCAGCTCTCGCCGGCCGGGCAATCGGAGTATCTGGTCATCTATGGCGGGCTGCAGCTGGGCATGGCGTTCTTGTTCGGCTACTTCGCCTGGATCAATCAACCGCGCACCGGTCTGCTGGTCGCACTGGCGTTCTACGTGCCCATCGTGTTGTTCCGCAGTGTCTCGCTGTCGCGCCTGTGGCCGGTGTCCGCGCCAACCGTCGCACTCGCCGGTGTCGAGATCCTGCTGCTGCTCGCTGCCGTGCTGTTGTGGCTGCGCAAGTGA